The following proteins are encoded in a genomic region of Phycisphaera sp.:
- a CDS encoding helix-turn-helix domain-containing protein — MPEERHDKGPLRRRAIGRDEIDSAIDPDRFPPILTPDEAARLLRVSKSTVYHMVSRGQLTSSVKRGKPLRFWRDRLIREYFRN, encoded by the coding sequence ATGCCCGAGGAACGGCACGACAAAGGTCCCTTGCGGCGGCGGGCGATCGGCCGGGACGAGATTGACTCGGCGATCGACCCCGACCGCTTCCCGCCGATCCTGACGCCCGACGAGGCCGCGAGGCTGCTTCGGGTCAGCAAGTCCACCGTCTACCACATGGTCAGCCGGGGGCAGCTCACCAGTTCGGTCAAGCGCGGCAAGCCGCTGCGCTTCTGGCGGGACCGGCTCATCCGCGAGTACTTCAGGAACTGA